In the Ipomoea triloba cultivar NCNSP0323 chromosome 6, ASM357664v1 genome, one interval contains:
- the LOC116022866 gene encoding transcription factor MYB27-like isoform X1 produces MEEETLRKGPWLEEEDEKLAAAVASLGERRWDALAKASGLRRTGKSCRLRWMNYLRPNIKRSRITTEEELLIIELQRKWGNKWAKIAKQLPGRTDNDIKNYWRSHLRKKILREQECFKNTSNKAQQMNTSWHSCTTADRASLKDGSLGSSADSSEVVELPDYTLVSSPYEERLWNWMSSWSHEDSEMEHHGDGESCSRYQWCCQPQWTSDYSCIGTIWDYASSSIWDNTS; encoded by the exons ATGGAGGAAGAAACATTGCGTAAAGGTCCTTGGCTTGAGGAGGAAGACGAGAAACTGGCTGCTGCTGTTGCCTCTTTGGGAGAACGCCGGTGGGATGCATTAGCTAAGGCATCAG GGTTGAGAAGGACTGGCAAGAGCTGCAGGTTAAGATGGATGAACTACCTCCGCCCCAATATAAAGCGCAGTCGCATCACCACAGAAGAAGAGCTTCTGATTATTGAACTTCAGAGAAAATGGGGAAACAA GTGGGCAAAGATAGCTAAACAGCTGCCAGGAAGAACTGATAATGACATAAAGAACTACTGGAGAAGTCACTTGAGGAAGAAAATTCTTCGAGAACAAG AATGCTTCAAGAATACTTCAAACAAAGCTCAACAGATGAATACTTCCTGGCATTCCTGCACCACTGCAGACCGCGCTTCCCTCAAGGATGGTTCTTTGGGTTCCTCTGCTGATTCTTCAGAGGTAGTTGAGTTGCCAGATTATACGCTCGTGAGCTCTCCATACGAAGAGCGATTATGGAATTGGATGTCGAGCTGGTCTCACGAGGATAGCGAGATGGAACATCATGGGGATGGAGAAAGTTGCAGCAGATATCAGTGGTGTTGTCAACCTCAATGGACTTCTGATTACTCATGCATTGGAACAATATGGGATTATGCTTCATCTTCCATCTGGGACAACACTAGTTAA
- the LOC116022866 gene encoding transcription factor MYB27-like isoform X2, with translation MEEETLRKGPWLEEEDEKLAAAVASLGERRWDALAKASGLRRTGKSCRLRWMNYLRPNIKRSRITTEEELLIIELQRKWGNKWAKIAKQLPGRTDNDIKNYWRSHLRKKILREQVRIHIYSFLNRMLQEYFKQSSTDEYFLAFLHHCRPRFPQGWFFGFLC, from the exons ATGGAGGAAGAAACATTGCGTAAAGGTCCTTGGCTTGAGGAGGAAGACGAGAAACTGGCTGCTGCTGTTGCCTCTTTGGGAGAACGCCGGTGGGATGCATTAGCTAAGGCATCAG GGTTGAGAAGGACTGGCAAGAGCTGCAGGTTAAGATGGATGAACTACCTCCGCCCCAATATAAAGCGCAGTCGCATCACCACAGAAGAAGAGCTTCTGATTATTGAACTTCAGAGAAAATGGGGAAACAA GTGGGCAAAGATAGCTAAACAGCTGCCAGGAAGAACTGATAATGACATAAAGAACTACTGGAGAAGTCACTTGAGGAAGAAAATTCTTCGAGAACAAG TGAGAATACACATTTACTCCTTCCTCAACAGAATGCTTCAAGAATACTTCAAACAAAGCTCAACAGATGAATACTTCCTGGCATTCCTGCACCACTGCAGACCGCGCTTCCCTCAAGGATGGTTCTTTGGGTTCCTCTGCTGA
- the LOC116022636 gene encoding serine/threonine protein phosphatase 2A 57 kDa regulatory subunit B' beta isoform-like, whose protein sequence is MLNKFIKRGHRKVPKPDDGEFGDGALGRRGSDSVSVASVVVNNSSIGTNSVQSPAPVTIETLPRFRDVPASEQQNLFLRKLQICCFQFDFKDMLKMMREKDIKRQTLVELIELIQSGSGKICESNQEELIKMISINIFRCLPSALHETTGSENADAEEDEPYLEPSWPHLQLVYELLLRYVVSSETDAKVAKRFIDHTFLLKLLDLFDSEDPREREYLKTILHRIYGKFMVHRPFIRKAIGNIFYRFIYESDRHSGIGEILEILGSIINGFALPMKEEHKLFLVRALVPLHKAKSVATYHQQLSYCIVQFVDKDYKLADVVIRGLLKYWPVTNCQKEVLFLGEIEEVLDATQASEFQRCMVPLFKQIASCLSSLHFQVAERALFLWNNEHIVSLISQNRNVILPIVFEALEKNIRDHWNTSVNGLTVNVRKMFLEMDADLFEECQRQYAERVARTAEVEGQRELRWQKLTTAAANGG, encoded by the exons ATGTTGAATAAGTTTATAAAAAGGGGACACCGGAAGGTGCCGAAGCCGGATGATGGGGAATTTGGCGATGGGGCGCTGGGAAGGCGAGGCTCTGACTCAGTTTCTGTTGCCAGTGTGGTGGTGAATAATTCTTCAATTGGAACGAATTCTGTGCAGTCGCCGGCGCCGGTGACTATTGAGACCTTGCCGAGGTTCCGCGACGTGCCGGCATCGGAGCAGCAGAACTTGTTTTTGAGGAAGCTTCAGATTTGTTGCTTCCAGTTCGATTTCAAGGATATGTTGAAGATGATGAGGGAGAAGGATATCAAGAGGCAGACTCTTGTGGAGCTCATAGAATTGATTCAATCGGGTTCTGGGAAAATCTGTGAGAGCAATCAGGAGGAGCTGATAAAGATGATATCTATCAATATTTTCCGGTGCTTGCCTTCGGCTTTGCATGAGACCACGGGATCAGAAAATGCAGACGCTGAAGAAGATGAGCCCTATCTTGAGCCTTCATGGCCACATTTACAGCTAGTATATGAGCTGCTTTTGCGGTATGTGGTTTCATCTGAAACTGATGCAAAGGTGGCAAAGCGGTTCATTGATCACACGTTCCTGTTGAAGTTATTGGATTTGTTTGACTCCGAGGACCCAAGGGAAAGAGAGTATTTAAAGACAATTCTTCACCGCATATATGGGAAATTCATGGTGCACCGGCCATTTATCAGAAAGGCAATTGGTAATATCTTTTATCGGTTTATATATGAGTCAGATAGACACAGTGGCATAGGTGAGATTTTGGAGATTTTAGGGAGTATAATAAATGGGTTTGCATTGCCAATGAAGGAGGAACACAAACTGTTTCTTGTTCGGGCACTCGTACCGCTCCACAAGGCCAAGTCTGTTGCAACATATCATCAGCAGTTGTCATACTGTATTGTTCAGTTTGTGGATAAGGATTACAAGTTGGCTGATGTGGTTATAAGAGGTTTGTTGAAATACTGGCCTGTCACTAATTGCCAAAAGGAGGTTCTTTTCCTTGGGGAAATTGAAGAAGTTTTGGACGCCACACAGGCATCAGAATTTCAGCGCTGCATGGTTCCACTTTTTAAACAGATTGCTTCTTGCCTTAGCAGTTTACACTTTCAG GTTGCAGAACGTGCACTATTTTTGTGGAATAATGAACACATAGTAAGCCTGATTTCCCAGAATCGGAATGTCATTTTGCCAATTGTCTTTGAGGCTCTGGAAAAGAATATACGAGATCATTGGAATACAAGTGTCAATGGCCTGACTGTCAATGTCCGGAAAATGTTCTTGGAAATGGATGCTGATTTGTTTGAAGAGTGCCAAAGACAGTATGCAGAGAGAGTGGCTCGTACTGCAGAAGTGGAAGGACAACGAGAATTAAGGTGGCAGAAACTAACAACTGCAGCAGCCAATGGAGGCTAA